ATTGCCGACGGCGGAACGCTGGCCACGCTGCTCACCACGCCCGCCTTTGCCGGCGGCGAGCGGTGGCGCACCGCCAGCGCCACGCTCATTGCCAGCTGGGATACGCGGGATGTGTTCTTCTTCCCCACGCGTGGGTCCGCGGTGTGGCTCAACATCGGCCGAGCGCTGGGCGTGCCGGGGGCCACACACCAGTTCACGCGCATCTCCCTCGACGCGCGACGTTACCAGCCACTCGGCCGCGGACTCGTACTCGCCGTGCAGGGATTCGGCGTGTTCACCGAGGGACGTGTCCCCGTGGACAACCTGCCCGCACTGGGCGGGGCGAGCCTCCTGCGCGGCTACTTCGCCGGGCGCTTTCGCGACCGCACGGCGCTCGCCACACAGGTGGAACTCCGCACGCCGACGTGGCGCCGACTCGGTGCGGTGGCGTTTGCCGGCGCAGGTGCCGTAGGCCCCACCCCCAATGCGCTGTCGCGCGACGACGTACGCAGTGCCTGGGGGGTGGGGGTACGCTTTGCCCTCAACGGCGATCGCCTGAATCTGCGCATCGACCGCGGCTTCGGCACAGGGAGCCGCGGCATCTACATCACGGCCGGCGAAGCGTTCTAGTTTCCCGCGCCGAAGAGCCGCAACACCGCACTCATGACAGGCGTGATCTGGCGGGATTCCGCCTGATCGGTGATGGCGACGGCCACCGTGACGCCAGCGTCAGGAAACACCATGGCGCTGGTGCCCCAGAACCCACTGTGTCCGTAGCCGCGCACGCCGCGTACAACGGTGCCAAAGATGCCCAGGCCGTAGCCCGCCATCTCCGTGCTGCGCGGCGCCAGCATGGTGTCCAGCGTGCGTCGCTGTGCGAGCACCCGGCCGTCCAGCAACGCCGTGAGAAAGTGCGCCACGTCGCTCATGGGTGCGGCGATCCCGCCACCGCCGTACAGATCGAAGCTGGGGTCAATGTCGTACGCGTCGAACCCGCCAAGATACTGGTGAGCACGGTCGGCGATACCGGACGGTGCGGGTTCGAGTGTCTCCCACCAGGTGTGGCGAAGGCCAAGGGACTCGAAGCCCACGAGGCGACGCACCGCCGGGCCCAACGGCATCCCGGTGAGCCGCTCCACGATGGCGCCCAGCAGGGTGTACCCCGAATCGGAGTACCGGAACTGCGCACCAGGCGCCCCCACCGGCGCCAGGCTGTCCACGAGCCACTGCAGCTGTTCCTCGCGCGTCCAGCGATACTGCGGGGCCGTGCGCAGTCTGGCCACATAGCTCGGCACCGCCGGATGCTCGTGAAATCCCGCGCGATGACTGAGGACCTGTTCGATCGTGATCACGTCGGTCCGGTAACCATCGCCTCGCAGCAGCGCGTCCAGTGCAGGAGGCAGGTGAGTCGCCAGCGGATCCGCCAGCGACAGCTTCCCCTGCTCGACCAGTCGCAACACCGCCGCCGCCACATACGTCTTGGTGTTGCTCGCAATGCGCACCGGCTGCTCGGGGCGCAGTGGCACACGACGCGCCGTATCCGACATCCCGGCGGCTACGCTCCAACGCCGACCGTTGGCACGCGACTCCACGGCAATGATGAGGCCAGGCATGCGCGGGCGCGCCGCGACGATGCTGTCGGCGAGTCGCTGCAGGGCGGGAGCGATGCTGTCCGCCGGGATGGCCACCGGCGGCTGCGGCACCACGGCCTGCAGGAGCGCGGTCACGAGCAGGATACTGGGCATGAGAGAGAACATGAGTGAGAGACGGACGCTGCGCCATTGCCAGCGTCAAAGGTGGCAGCGGATCGCGTGTGGCGCATCCTCCCCGACGCGCCGCGCGCGGTACCTTACGCCGATAGACCGTCGACTATACCCAAGGGACACACGTGCTGCACTACTGGTTCACCATCGGGCGTATGCTCGCCTCGCGTTTCACTCGGCCTCGCGTTCGCTTCGACGCCACCATTCGGCGCACCTTTCGCGTGCGACTCTTCGACTGTGACGGGTTTCGGGTGATGACGGCGGCGAAGTACCCCATGTACATGGACTTCATCCGTTGGGAGATGATCGCGCGCTCCGCACTCTTCGACGCCATTCTGCGTCGCGGACTCGCGCCCACCCTGGGCTCACAGAAGCTCATCTATCGCAAGCCGCTCAAAGTGTGGACGCGTTTCGATGTGGAGCTCGAACTGGCCGGCCACGACGACAAGTGGATTTACCACATTCACCGCTTCGAGCAGGGGGGTGAGCTGCGGGCACTGGGCATCACGCGCGCGCTCATCTGGAGGCGCGACGTGCCCGCGGCCCTCCCCCAGCTGCTGCAATCGTTGGGCGCCACCGAACCCATGCCCCCGCCGGCGTGGGTCACGGCGCTGTTCGCCAGCGACCGCGAGCTCCTGGAGGCCAACGGGAACGGCCTCGCGCCCCGGTGAGCCGCCTGGCCTAAGCGGGGGGCAAGGCGGACAGGAAGAGCCCTCTGGCGGCCAGGTGGCAGTGCGGTGACTGGACTATTGCCCCTCGGAGCGTAGCATCAACCGACCGGGCAGGCGCCACTCCGCAGCTGCCGCTTGCCGCCCCACGCCCCGCCCTCCGAGGAGAACGCCATGACCACCGTTGCCGCGCTGCTGGACGTCAAGGGACACTCGATTGTTTCCGTTGGCGCGCAAGCGTCGGTGCTCGACGCCGTACGGCTCATGGCGGACAACGGACTGGGGGCCGTGCTCGTGACGAGCGGCGCGGACGTGCTGGGCATCTTCACGGAGCGCGATGTCATGCGGCGCGTCGTTGCCCAAGGCGTTGACCCCGCGGTGACCCCGGTGTCCACCGTCATGACCGCGGCGGTGGTGACGTGTCTCCCCGCCACGACCCTCGACGAATGCGGCGCCATCATGACGTCGCGGGAAATCCGCCACCTGCTGGTAGCCGACAGCCAGGGGCTGCACGGCATCATCAGCATCCGCGATGTGCTCGCGCACCGCACTGCCGAGCAGGAGAGCACCATCCGGTTCCTGAACGAGTACATGTTCTCCGCGCGCGGGTGACCGTATGCAAGTGACCGTACGCGGGTGACCGTACGCGGCTGATCGCGCGCGGATTGCACTTGCGGCGTTACCCCATCGCCAGCATTTCGCCGTGGTGGTACACAGCCGAGGTGGGTGGCGTGTGGCGTGCGGCCGCCACCATGGCTGCGGAAATCTGCTCCACGCGAATGGAGCGGTACTTCACGGGTGTCACCCAGGAGAACAGCGGTAGCAGCGTCTCCAACAAGCGTGGCGTATGCCGTGACCCGATGATCATGGCCGGGCGAAACACGCTCACCACGGCAAGGCCGCTCGCCAGCACCGCCGCTTCGGCTTCTCCCTTCACGCGATTGTAGCGCGACGTCCCCGCCGCACCCGACCCATGCGCGGAAGCGGCAGCATTGGCGCCTACGGCCGACATGAGCGCGAGGTGCCGCACCTTCCCTGTGGCAGCCAATCCGCGCGCAAAGGCGGCGTTGAGAGCCACATCGACATCGCGATGCTGCGCAATGGTGAGTTTCGCCGTGCCCGCGCCAATGCCCAGCACACTCAGCCCCACCACCTCGCCCTCGAGTGCATCAACCGCGTCGCTGGTCGCCTGCTGCAGGTGCCCCGGCGTCATGTCCGGCACCAGCACCTCGCGCAGCGGCACCCGCGCGCTCTTCGCCTCTGCCAGCTGTGCAGGGAGTGACGTGCGCCCC
The DNA window shown above is from Gemmatimonas sp. and carries:
- a CDS encoding acyl-CoA thioesterase translates to MLASRFTRPRVRFDATIRRTFRVRLFDCDGFRVMTAAKYPMYMDFIRWEMIARSALFDAILRRGLAPTLGSQKLIYRKPLKVWTRFDVELELAGHDDKWIYHIHRFEQGGELRALGITRALIWRRDVPAALPQLLQSLGATEPMPPPAWVTALFASDRELLEANGNGLAPR
- a CDS encoding BamA/TamA family outer membrane protein codes for the protein MCRLSRCCAIAWTASALCVASATLSAQEVGRDSVPAVRRDSAQASAAPGSGRWPIILPGITFAPETRWAAAIGGFKVTKSAASPGQRPNTYAVRGLYSQRHQVQASFSLDRWSADNAGRIEFDAAFSRFPNSFYGVRAALADSAEQYTPRTASLVGSYVHRARPGLYLGGRVALEDAALTAIADGGTLATLLTTPAFAGGERWRTASATLIASWDTRDVFFFPTRGSAVWLNIGRALGVPGATHQFTRISLDARRYQPLGRGLVLAVQGFGVFTEGRVPVDNLPALGGASLLRGYFAGRFRDRTALATQVELRTPTWRRLGAVAFAGAGAVGPTPNALSRDDVRSAWGVGVRFALNGDRLNLRIDRGFGTGSRGIYITAGEAF
- a CDS encoding serine hydrolase, with the protein product MPSILLVTALLQAVVPQPPVAIPADSIAPALQRLADSIVAARPRMPGLIIAVESRANGRRWSVAAGMSDTARRVPLRPEQPVRIASNTKTYVAAAVLRLVEQGKLSLADPLATHLPPALDALLRGDGYRTDVITIEQVLSHRAGFHEHPAVPSYVARLRTAPQYRWTREEQLQWLVDSLAPVGAPGAQFRYSDSGYTLLGAIVERLTGMPLGPAVRRLVGFESLGLRHTWWETLEPAPSGIADRAHQYLGGFDAYDIDPSFDLYGGGGIAAPMSDVAHFLTALLDGRVLAQRRTLDTMLAPRSTEMAGYGLGIFGTVVRGVRGYGHSGFWGTSAMVFPDAGVTVAVAITDQAESRQITPVMSAVLRLFGAGN
- a CDS encoding NAD(P)H-binding protein → MTASPRSAIVLGASGSVGGVLVRALLRSGAFRTVVTVGRTSLPAQLAEAKSARVPLREVLVPDMTPGHLQQATSDAVDALEGEVVGLSVLGIGAGTAKLTIAQHRDVDVALNAAFARGLAATGKVRHLALMSAVGANAAASAHGSGAAGTSRYNRVKGEAEAAVLASGLAVVSVFRPAMIIGSRHTPRLLETLLPLFSWVTPVKYRSIRVEQISAAMVAAARHTPPTSAVYHHGEMLAMG
- a CDS encoding CBS domain-containing protein, yielding MTTVAALLDVKGHSIVSVGAQASVLDAVRLMADNGLGAVLVTSGADVLGIFTERDVMRRVVAQGVDPAVTPVSTVMTAAVVTCLPATTLDECGAIMTSREIRHLLVADSQGLHGIISIRDVLAHRTAEQESTIRFLNEYMFSARG